In the Candidatus Saccharibacteria bacterium oral taxon 488 genome, one interval contains:
- a CDS encoding CPBP family intramembrane metalloprotease, with amino-acid sequence MKFVALVFGVVAMYIVMRILGHTHGDIGITRQRTIYSLKTVLPITIVLVIAAGLFLLLEKPRFSPTEGVGFYMFYILISCPAQELLFRGILSRILQELRLRRSLELGVAAALFGYVHIIYGDMLTVVVMSIVGLFWYRAYQRSSNLIGVTISHVVLGVMTIALGIIN; translated from the coding sequence ATGAAGTTCGTGGCACTCGTCTTCGGTGTAGTAGCAATGTACATAGTGATGCGAATTCTCGGCCATACGCATGGTGACATCGGTATTACGCGGCAGCGTACCATCTATTCACTCAAAACCGTGCTGCCGATAACTATAGTTCTCGTTATCGCAGCTGGGCTGTTTCTACTCCTCGAAAAACCTCGATTCTCACCAACCGAAGGGGTAGGATTTTATATGTTTTATATTCTCATCTCGTGCCCGGCGCAAGAACTGTTATTTCGCGGCATCCTCAGCCGTATACTACAAGAACTACGGCTACGCCGGTCGTTGGAGCTTGGCGTAGCAGCCGCTCTTTTTGGTTATGTACATATCATCTACGGCGATATGCTCACCGTTGTTGTTATGAGCATCGTCGGCCTTTTCTGGTACCGAGCGTACCAGCGCTCATCAAACCTCATCGGCGTAACGATAAGCCACGTGGTACTTGGTGTGATGACGATTGCTTTGGGGATTATCAACTAA
- a CDS encoding NUDIX domain-containing protein, with protein sequence MFKAWQKETIEVKSLAQPYLVKRDIDYFEYQLPISVKAVISLNGQIPLLRNERSEWELPGGKLDLGESPTACVQREVHEELNIDISVGMNVHNWVYTIFPYRHVFVVTYFVKAVEGATPHFSREHKELMLVSPDEVNKLNMPEGYKVAIRRALALGLFNEVN encoded by the coding sequence ATGTTCAAGGCTTGGCAAAAGGAAACGATTGAAGTTAAGTCGCTCGCCCAGCCTTATTTGGTCAAGCGGGATATTGATTATTTTGAATATCAATTGCCAATTTCTGTTAAGGCTGTCATCTCTCTTAACGGTCAGATTCCGCTCTTGCGAAATGAGCGTAGCGAATGGGAGCTGCCGGGAGGAAAATTAGATCTCGGGGAAAGCCCAACAGCGTGCGTGCAACGTGAAGTTCATGAAGAATTGAACATTGATATATCAGTTGGGATGAATGTTCACAATTGGGTGTATACAATTTTTCCGTATCGTCACGTTTTTGTGGTTACATATTTTGTGAAAGCGGTCGAGGGTGCAACACCGCACTTCAGTCGTGAACATAAAGAATTGATGCTTGTTTCTCCGGATGAGGTCAATAAGCTCAACATGCCTGAGGGGTATAAGGTTGCCATTCGTCGGGCCTTGGCGCTTGGTTTATTTAATGAAGTGAACTAA
- a CDS encoding 2,3-bisphosphoglycerate-dependent phosphoglycerate mutase yields MMGILVISRHGESEWNLLGKWTGWTDVGLTEKGRADTVRLGALLKDIRFDEAYTSALKRTHQTLDALLEGRGKGSLPTTQAAELNERDYGDLTGKNKWEVKAEIGEEAFNGIRRGWDYPVPGGETLKDVYARVVPYFEQEILPKLQAGENILLVAHGNSIRALMKHLDHVPEADMAHVEMPFGQLLVYTFEPTSDLPTNKDVLSVEIEAVNA; encoded by the coding sequence ATGATGGGAATATTAGTTATCAGTCGACACGGCGAGAGCGAATGGAATCTGCTCGGCAAGTGGACGGGCTGGACGGACGTGGGGCTTACGGAAAAAGGGCGGGCCGACACAGTGCGGCTGGGTGCGCTACTCAAAGACATCAGGTTTGATGAGGCGTATACGTCGGCGCTCAAGCGGACGCACCAAACGCTGGACGCATTGCTTGAGGGGCGCGGTAAGGGCAGTTTACCGACGACACAGGCGGCCGAGCTGAACGAGCGTGACTATGGCGATCTGACCGGTAAAAATAAGTGGGAAGTCAAGGCTGAGATTGGCGAGGAAGCGTTCAATGGCATCCGACGCGGTTGGGATTATCCGGTGCCGGGCGGTGAAACGCTCAAGGATGTTTATGCGCGGGTCGTGCCATATTTTGAGCAGGAGATACTACCGAAATTACAGGCGGGTGAGAACATTCTATTAGTGGCGCATGGTAATTCTATCCGCGCGCTGATGAAACATCTCGACCACGTGCCAGAAGCAGACATGGCCCATGTGGAAATGCCGTTTGGTCAGCTACTGGTTTACACCTTTGAGCCGACGTCTGATCTACCGACGAATAAAGACGTATTGTCGGTAGAGATTGAGGCGGTGAACGCGTAA
- a CDS encoding NUDIX domain-containing protein has protein sequence MRSGWLPHEEWLKTQDTRIASAALLIENPASELLTVKAYYKTHWSLPGGMVDAGETPLQAALRETQEEVGLVVTEDEVSFFAVASRSSDKGLAHQYIFRAVLDDARLRQIVLQQSEIDAYQFLSRDAVLASNEGFAWSIPHWAHHRPGGYVETLIVDGNDERQEAVTQFVGFGS, from the coding sequence ATGAGAAGTGGTTGGTTGCCGCATGAGGAGTGGCTAAAGACGCAGGACACTCGGATCGCCAGTGCTGCGCTGCTGATTGAAAATCCGGCGAGCGAGCTGCTCACAGTCAAGGCGTATTACAAGACGCACTGGAGTCTGCCCGGTGGTATGGTTGACGCTGGCGAAACGCCGCTACAGGCAGCACTTCGCGAAACCCAGGAAGAGGTCGGGTTAGTCGTCACCGAGGATGAAGTCTCGTTTTTTGCGGTAGCCTCACGCTCCAGCGACAAAGGACTGGCGCATCAATATATCTTTCGGGCGGTGCTGGATGATGCGCGACTTAGGCAGATCGTCTTGCAACAGTCGGAAATTGACGCCTATCAGTTCCTGAGCCGCGACGCAGTGCTGGCAAGCAATGAAGGATTCGCGTGGTCAATACCACATTGGGCTCATCATCGGCCAGGCGGCTATGTCGAAACGCTAATCGTTGACGGCAATGACGAACGTCAAGAGGCGGTTACGCAATTCGTGGGATTTGGTTCGTAG
- the rny gene encoding ribonuclease Y — MVGIVIGGLVGAALGVGGFYAYQRTRQANGKSQIERDIAEAKSKASDIVLKAKDEALKIENERRREWQKTENRLADREQTLDRKLDELDKRAEKLRTHEDEVDNLKEEIRTIRTRQQEKLEKIAGLKKKDAADKLMQMTERDIKNDLVSLVSKLQHEAMDDAEERAQMILLTAMERMSSEVTAERTVTAVKLTDDEMKGRIIGKEGRNIQALQRETGVDILVDDTPGMIVLSSFDPIRRQVARLSLEMLMKDGRIHPARIEEVVAKAKKQIDKEVKQAGEDAMRETGVVGIPKEMQRLLGELKFRTSYGQNVLKHSTEMAQMAGMIAEEIGADVRITKIATLLHDVGKAVTHKIEGKHHHIGAELARKYGMDERIVHAIEAHHDDIEATTPEALIVRVCDAASAARPGARNISAENFAERMRDLENVATSFNGVDKAYAISAGREVRVIVRSEDIDDLSAFKLSRDIATKIESTMQYPGTIKVNVIRETRAIEYAK; from the coding sequence ATGGTAGGAATAGTTATTGGCGGCTTGGTTGGCGCGGCACTTGGCGTGGGCGGTTTTTACGCCTATCAGCGAACAAGGCAAGCTAATGGCAAGTCGCAAATTGAGCGTGACATTGCCGAGGCAAAGAGTAAGGCCAGCGACATTGTCCTGAAGGCTAAGGACGAAGCCTTAAAAATCGAAAATGAGCGCCGCCGCGAGTGGCAAAAGACCGAGAATCGGTTGGCGGATCGCGAGCAGACGCTGGATCGGAAATTGGACGAACTAGATAAGCGGGCGGAGAAGCTACGCACGCACGAAGATGAGGTTGACAATCTCAAGGAAGAGATTCGCACTATTCGCACGCGTCAGCAGGAGAAGCTCGAGAAGATTGCGGGCTTGAAGAAAAAGGATGCTGCCGACAAGCTCATGCAAATGACCGAGCGCGATATTAAGAACGATTTGGTTAGCTTGGTGTCGAAATTACAACACGAGGCTATGGATGACGCCGAGGAACGGGCGCAGATGATCTTGCTCACAGCGATGGAGCGGATGAGCAGCGAGGTAACGGCTGAGCGAACAGTCACGGCTGTTAAGCTGACTGATGATGAGATGAAAGGTCGGATTATCGGTAAAGAAGGCCGCAACATTCAGGCACTGCAGCGCGAGACTGGTGTCGATATTTTGGTGGATGACACGCCGGGTATGATCGTGCTGTCGAGTTTTGATCCGATTCGCCGGCAGGTGGCTCGCTTGAGCCTTGAGATGTTGATGAAAGATGGCCGTATCCATCCAGCGCGCATCGAAGAAGTCGTCGCCAAGGCGAAAAAACAGATCGATAAAGAAGTCAAGCAGGCCGGCGAGGACGCCATGCGCGAAACTGGCGTTGTCGGCATCCCGAAGGAAATGCAGCGACTGCTAGGTGAGCTGAAATTCCGAACGAGTTACGGGCAGAACGTATTGAAGCATTCCACCGAGATGGCTCAGATGGCTGGAATGATCGCTGAGGAAATTGGTGCCGATGTACGCATCACGAAAATCGCGACACTGCTGCATGACGTTGGCAAGGCGGTGACGCACAAGATCGAGGGCAAGCATCACCACATCGGTGCCGAGCTAGCGCGCAAATACGGCATGGATGAGCGGATCGTTCACGCCATCGAAGCGCATCACGATGATATCGAGGCGACGACACCAGAGGCACTGATCGTGCGAGTGTGCGACGCTGCCAGCGCTGCTCGGCCAGGAGCGCGCAATATTTCGGCTGAGAACTTTGCTGAGCGGATGCGCGATCTAGAAAATGTGGCGACCAGCTTTAATGGTGTTGATAAAGCCTATGCAATTTCTGCGGGGCGCGAAGTGCGGGTGATTGTCCGGTCAGAGGATATTGATGATCTGAGCGCATTCAAACTGTCGCGCGATATCGCTACTAAAATTGAATCAACCATGCAGTACCCAGGCACTATCAAGGTTAACGTCATCCGTGAAACACGGGCGATCGAGTACGCAAAATAA
- the tsaE gene encoding tRNA (adenosine(37)-N6)-threonylcarbamoyltransferase complex ATPase subunit type 1 TsaE has product MTSVVASSLAMQQLGQTIGRNLKGGEVIELVGDIGAGKTTLTKGIAKGLDITEPVQSPTFTISRVYQSPGDLTLAHYDFYRLGEAGIMAEEIREVTMQPQTVTVVEWAGAVKQVLPADRLTARILAIDEQSRCVTLSAGGPTSQALLAAISAADEELA; this is encoded by the coding sequence ATGACCTCAGTAGTTGCTAGCTCACTGGCGATGCAGCAGTTGGGTCAAACAATTGGGCGCAACCTCAAAGGCGGGGAAGTTATTGAGCTGGTCGGGGACATTGGTGCCGGCAAGACAACGCTAACGAAGGGTATCGCCAAGGGTCTCGACATTACCGAACCGGTGCAGAGCCCGACATTTACTATTTCTCGTGTGTACCAGTCACCGGGCGACTTGACGCTGGCTCATTATGATTTTTATCGATTGGGTGAGGCGGGCATCATGGCGGAGGAAATTCGCGAGGTAACCATGCAGCCACAGACCGTGACAGTGGTTGAGTGGGCTGGTGCCGTCAAGCAGGTGCTGCCGGCCGATCGACTGACAGCGAGGATTCTAGCAATTGACGAACAGTCGCGGTGTGTCACGCTGAGTGCTGGCGGGCCGACGAGCCAGGCACTCCTCGCGGCAATTAGTGCGGCGGACGAGGAGTTAGCGTGA